In a single window of the Zea mays cultivar B73 chromosome 5, Zm-B73-REFERENCE-NAM-5.0, whole genome shotgun sequence genome:
- the LOC103625870 gene encoding uncharacterized protein, which yields MGSCVSSTRHRRRPRKLSVAARKIRRKVCTAIADAPIICGAASCLARHGVVHVEAPDSSVTLHLTKLQWQRSQTDAGNVICEEAWYDSVSILESPDSDDDLDNDFASVSGDPLPDVTGGSNAQQCKDAACFLDTMQLLRSIANAEACDRREQPDKSDDSNGEECCSSSTLKELQAAMSPRPFPASIPSNKVQPMPIAGASPHQQQQKKKTAVVRLSFRTRSYEGDEMTETSGSANYLYRPRAGFTVPCCSTGEKLSEGCWSVLEPSTFRVRGESFFKDKRKYPAPDCSPYTPIGADMFAYTRKIHHIAQHLSLPSLKTHEAFPTLLIVNIQLPTYPATVFGDNDGDGISLVLYFKLSDSFDKEISPQLQDSIKRLMNDEMEKVKGFAVDSIVPYTERLKILAGLANPEDLQLSTAERKLVQTYNQKPVLSRPQHKFYKGPNYFEIDLDVHRFSFISRKGLETLRERLRHGVLDLGLTIQAQKAEELPEHVLCCMRLNKIDFADNGHIPTLITAADE from the exons ATGGGTTCCTGCGTGTCGTCGACGAGGCACCGGCGGCGGCCGAGGAAGCTGTCGGTCGCGGCGAGGAAGATCCGGCGGAAGGTGTGCACGGCGATCGCCGACGCGCCCATCATCTGCGGCGCGGCGAGCTGCCTCGCCCGGCACGGGGTCGTCCACGTGGAGGCGCCGGACTCCAGCGTCACCCTGCACCTCACCAAGCTGCAGTGGCAGCGCAGCCAGACGGACGCCGGGAACG TGATTTGCGAGGAAGCATGGTACGATTCTGTCAGCATCCTGGAGTCACCGGACTCCGACGACGATCTCGACAACGATTTCGCTAGCGTCAGCGGAG ACCCTCTCCCTGATGTCACCGGCGGCTCAAATGCACAACAGTGCAAGGACGCGGCGTGCTTCTTGGACACCATGCAGCTCCTCAGGAGCATTGCAAACGCGGAAGCCTGTGACCGAAGGGAACAGCCTGACAAGAGCGATGACTCGAACGGCGAGGAGTGCTGCAGTAGCAGCACACTGAAGGAGCTTCAGGCCGCAATGTCGCCGCGGCCGTTCCCGGCGTCGATTCCGAGCAACAAGGTCCAGCCGATGCCGATCGCTGGTGCCAGcccgcaccagcagcagcagaagaagaaaacgGCCGTGGTCAGGCTCTCGTTCAGGACAAGGTCATACGAGGGCGACGAGATGACCGAAACGA GTGGTTCTGCGAATTACTTGTACCGCCCAAGGGCAGGTTTCACGGTGCCGTGTTGTTCCACGGGCGAGAAGCTGTCGGAAGGTTGCTGGTCGGTTCTTGAGCCATCGACGTTCAGGGTCCGAGGGGAGAGCTTCTTCAA AGACAAGAGGAAATACCCGGCCCCAGACTGCTCCCCTTACACCCCCATTGGAGCAGACATGTTCGCCTACACGAGAAAGATTCATCACATTGCGCAGCACCTCTCGCTTCCGTCTCTCAAGACACACGAAGCCTTTCCTACCCTCCTCATTGTGAACATTCAG CTGCCCACATACCCTGCTACAGTGTTTGGCGACAACGACGGCGACGGGATAAGCCTAGTTCTGTATTTCAAGTTATCTGACAGTTTTGACAAGGAGATCTCTCCTCAATTGCAGGACAGCATCAAG AGGCTTATGAATGATGAGATGGAAAAGGTGAAGGGATTTGCAGTAGACAGCATTGTGCCCTACACAGAGAGGCTGAAAATCCTGGCTGGTCTGGCAAACCCTGAAGACCTGCAGCTGAGCACGGCAGAGAGGAAGCTCGTGCAGACTTACAATCAGAAGCCTGTGCTATCTCGCCCACAACACAAATTCTACAAG GGCCCAAATTACTTTGAGATCGATCTCGATGTGCATCGGTTCAGCTTCATATCGCGGAAAGGGCTCGAGACATTACGGGAGCGGCTCAGGCATGGCGTTCTTGATCTTGGTCTAACTATTCAG GCACAAAAGGCTGAGGAGCTGCCAGAGCATGTCTTGTGCTGCATGAGGCTGAACAAGATCGACTTCGCCGACAACGGGCATATACCGACGCTGATAACTGCAGCTGACGAGTAA
- the LOC100276396 gene encoding uncharacterized LOC100276396 (The RefSeq protein has 1 substitution compared to this genomic sequence), producing the protein MAEALVGLRVAALAVPQARSHRRRLLPAARLAAFRRDRLSTARAAVAGPPEVDEDDSMSIDNLHRFFDLNVGKWDGSFYQFDAHGRVLQEISTRLSVSTYGEDNLISLLQSLYIKQASSAISIVDEEDSEPEWVEYKIKETNIFTVDKYQQIGFFPEEKAFALRYQTAGMLETVLRVGTLGEDDTGEESPKNLKIPSRKPSIVCENCLYSLEGNGRMRAFHIMDPKGVLDTLLIFHEKRQGSELAQSFKHYSVCTKSASSDRISTVLGRWEGHSVTKRSGVYGATLAEADTAVVLKMGSNGQLIQDTLSTKIGTGTTTTVNWTGSANENLLQFDGGYEITLLPGGMYMGYPSDISKSISQLDSFHLEFCWMESPGKRQRLVRTYDAAGLAVSSTYFFETKV; encoded by the exons ATGGCGGAAGCCCTCGTGGGCCTCCGCGTCGCTGCCCTCGCCGTCCCGCAGCCTAGGAGCCACCGCAGACGGCTTCTTCCCGCTGCGCGCCTCGCTGCGTTCCGGCGCGACCGGCTGAGCACCGCCCGCGCGGCCGTCGCAGGGCCACCGGAGGTGGACGAGGACGATTCCATGAGTATCGACAACTTGCATCGTTTCTTCGACCTCAACGTCGGAAAGTGGGACGGGTCATTCTAC CAATTCGACGCGCACGGGAGGGTTCTTCAGGAGATTAGCACGCGGCTGTCCGTGAGCACGTACGGGGAGGACAACCTCATCAGCCTCCTTCAATC GTTGTACATTAAGCAAGCATCCTCTGCAATATCAATCGTGGACGAAGAGGATTCTGAACCTGAATGGGTGGAATACAAGATCAAAGAGACGAACATATTCACTGTGGACAAATATCAGCAG ATAGGGTTCTTTCCTGAAGAAAAGGCATTTGCTCTGAGGTATCAGACTGCTGGAATGCTGGAGACTGTTCTTCGGGTTGGCACGCTTGGAGAAGATGATACTGGTGAAGAATCTCCCAA aaacctGAAGATACCTTCTCGCAAGCCATCTATCGTATGTGAAAATTGTCTTTACTCCCTTGAAGGCAATGGTCGAATGAGGGCTTTCCACATAATGGATCCAAAGGGAGTGCTTGACACACTTCTTATTTTTCATGAGAAGAGGCAGGGATCTGAATTGGCACAATCATTTAAACACTATTCAGTTTGTACCAAG AGTGCCAGCAGTGATAGGATAAGTACAGTACTTGGAAGATGGGAGGGTCATTCTGTGACTAAGAGGAGTGGGGTGTATGGAGCAACACTTGCTGAAGCAGATACAGCTGTTGTTCTCAAAATGGGCTCTAATGGCCAATTGATTCAG GATACTTTATCAACTAAAATCGGAACCGGTACAACAACAACGGTCAACTGGACAGGATCAGCAAATGAAAACTTGCTTCAGTTTGATGGAGGATATGAAATAACATTGCTACCTGGTGGGATGTACATGGGATATCCATCAGACATTAGCAAATCTATTTCCCAATTAGATTCTTTTCATTTAGAGTTTTGTTGGATGGAATCACCTGGAAAGAGGCAGCGGCTTGTCCGAACTTACGATGCAGCTGGTTTGGCTGTTTCATCGACCTATTTTTTTGAAACCAAAGTTTGA
- the LOC542079 gene encoding origin of replication complex subunit 5 — translation MSHPITPRRATRSSAADPASPSGPRPKPTPRRQPVSTAAANAKQEEGEEHERSPVDALLEALPGRREQATDLLRLLAPAPALPLLLHGGAATGKTRALLLALRHVRPRPLRVAYAALRSLPSPRALFSSVLAQLSPPSSSSSSSRLRVPDKPSDFVAALRDALAGLSARGEAVYLVFDNLEVVRSWDKGGQLLALLLRLYDLLRLPQVVLVYVSSATPDAYYSMTGSVEPNHIYFPDYTVDEVRDILMRGHPNPKLYSSFLSVALKPLFRVTRRVDELVAALEPLFRRYCEPLGDLKAVPDESIKRRLFEHIQPHLAVAMNETFIVPTRVSVDECKDHSSRGKASSKRQFGSRDGLPTELEFHMSVSAKYLLLSAFLASRNPATLDAALFDSTGGSDNNRRKRKSSQASMNMKDTMAEEMLMKGPGTFPLERLLAIFQCITSVSEDDLGDVECSDSMMNGSGMTGLMSDVLLQLSTLCNSNFLSKSRSCPMEGSARYRSNIDEDLALKVARSVSFPLSKYIYRR, via the exons ATGTCGCATCCCATCAccccgcgccgcgccacccgctcgTCCGCGGCCGATCCCGCCTCCCCGTCCGGACCCAGGCCCAAACCGACGCCCAGGCGCCAACCCGTCTCCACCGCCGCCGCGAACGCGAAGCAGGAggaaggagaggagcacgagcggAGCCCCGTCGACGCGCTCCTCGAGGCGCTGCCCGGCCGCCGCGAGCAGGCGACGGACCTGCTCCGGCTCCTGGCGCCCGCGCCGGCGCTCCCGCTCCTCCTCCACGGGGGCGCCGCCACGGGCAAGACGCGCGCGCTCCTCCTCGCTCTCCGCCACGTGCGCCCCCGCCCGCTGCGCGTCGCCTACGCCGCCCTGCGCTCGCTACCGTCCCCTCGCGCCCTGTTCTCCTCCGTCCTCGCCCAACTCAGCCCGCcttcgtcgtcctcctcctcctcccgcctGCGCGTCCCCGACAAGCCCTCGGACTTCGTCGCCGCGCTCCGCGACGCGCTTGCTGGCCTCTCCGCGCGGGGCGAGGCCGTGTATCTGGTGTTCGATAATTTGGAGGTTGTTAGGAGCTGGGACAAGGGTGGCCAGCTTCTGGCGCTCCTCCTCCGCCTCTACGATCTCCTCCGATTGCCGCAGGTCGTGCTCGTCTACGTGAGCAGTGCTACACCTGACGCGTACTACTCCATGACTGGCTCTGTCGAGCCGAATCACATTTACTTCCCTGATTATACAGTGGACGAGGTACGAGACATCCTGATGCGAGGCCATCCAAATCCGAAGCTGTACTCATCGTTCCTTAG TGTGGCGCTGAAGCCATTGTTCCGGGTAACAAGGAGGGTAGATGAACTGGTGGCTGCACTGGAGCCACTTTTCAGGAGGTACTGCGAGCCATTGGGGGATTTGAAGGCCGTTCCGGATGAGAGCATCAAAAGAAGGTTGTTTGAACATATACAGCCACATTTGGCTGTTGCCATGAACGAGACTTTCATTGTTCCCACGAGGGTTTCTGTGGATGAATGCAAAGACCACAGTTCTCGTGGGAAGGCCAGTAGTAAAAGACAGTTTGGCAGTAGGGATGGCTTGCCGACTGAATTGGAGTTCCACATGTCTGTGTCTGCGAAATACTTACTATTGTCAGCTTTCCTGGCTTCAAGGAACccggctactcttgatgcagcttTGTTCGATTCAACTGGAGGGTCAGATAACAATAGGCGTAAGAGAAA GAGCTCTCAAGCATCGATGAATATGAAGGACACCATGGCCGAAGAGATGCTTATGAAAGGCCCCGGCACATTTCCTCTTGAGAGGCTCTTGGCTATATTTCAGTGTATCACATCAGTGTCAGAAGATGATCTCGGTGATGTTGAATGTTCTGATAGTATGATGAATGGAAGTGGAATGACTGGTTTGATGTCAGATGTTCTTTTGCAACTGTCAACACTTTGCAATTCTAATTTCCTCTCCAAAAGCCGGAGCTGCCCGATGGAAGGCTCAGCTAGATATCGATCTAACATTGATGAAGATTTAGCACTCAAG GTTGCCAGGAGTGTTAGTTTCCCCCTCTCGAAGTATATTTACAGAAGATAG